In a single window of the [Flavobacterium] thermophilum genome:
- the repE_1 gene encoding replication protein: MQTPAVQPQYNSAVTKSNALIEANYKLSTIEQKIILYIISQIRKDDADFKMYKLPIQEFSELLGYRGSPKYTELREITKNLMRKVLEIREGQKLKQLSWVSYVEYDEHSGYVSLAFDPRLKPYLLQLKREFTTYRLKNVMELKSSYSIRMYELLKRWQYMGEVVIRLDDLRMMVGAGDKYSEYHNFKKRVLNPAKKEIAEKTDIMFTYEEIREKRKVAAIRFQIREKVVEPVVVALEEKKEAQADDRYLQFLAVVQAYDRYITEQQFTKIAVLAQKAFGGNWMDELIQTARRIMQRNDIREPIAFLTYFLNEKVQRIQVGIDPNEVTIHSHGGARFVRREIVPDWLRGYEEQLAAESAKSKEVDEDIEQMRRELEERLKKYKD, encoded by the coding sequence ATGCAGACTCCGGCTGTCCAGCCGCAGTACAATAGCGCCGTGACGAAGTCCAATGCGCTGATTGAGGCGAACTATAAGCTGTCCACTATCGAACAGAAGATCATCTTGTATATCATCAGCCAGATTCGCAAAGATGACGCCGATTTTAAAATGTATAAGCTGCCGATACAGGAGTTCTCTGAATTGCTGGGATATCGGGGAAGCCCTAAATACACGGAGCTTCGGGAGATCACGAAAAATTTGATGCGCAAGGTGCTTGAGATCAGAGAAGGCCAGAAGCTCAAACAGCTGAGTTGGGTTTCATACGTGGAATACGACGAGCATTCCGGCTATGTCAGCTTGGCCTTTGATCCCCGCTTGAAGCCCTACCTCCTGCAGCTGAAAAGGGAATTTACGACCTATCGCCTGAAGAATGTGATGGAACTGAAAAGCTCTTACTCCATCCGTATGTACGAGCTTTTAAAACGTTGGCAGTATATGGGCGAGGTCGTGATTCGTCTGGATGATTTGCGGATGATGGTTGGAGCAGGGGACAAGTATTCAGAATACCACAATTTCAAAAAACGAGTGCTTAATCCCGCCAAGAAGGAGATTGCGGAGAAGACGGACATCATGTTCACATACGAGGAGATAAGGGAAAAACGCAAAGTTGCGGCGATCCGCTTTCAAATCAGAGAGAAAGTCGTTGAGCCGGTTGTCGTTGCCTTGGAAGAGAAAAAGGAAGCTCAAGCAGATGATCGGTATTTGCAGTTTTTGGCTGTAGTGCAGGCTTATGACCGGTACATAACAGAACAGCAATTCACGAAGATAGCGGTCTTGGCTCAAAAAGCTTTCGGCGGAAACTGGATGGATGAGCTCATTCAAACGGCAAGGCGCATTATGCAACGCAATGACATCCGCGAACCAATTGCTTTTCTGACCTATTTCTTGAATGAAAAAGTGCAACGGATTCAGGTCGGGATCGATCCAAATGAGGTGACCATTCACAGCCATGGAGGCGCTAGATTCGTCCGCCGCGAGATCGTGCCGGACTGGCTCCGGGGCTACGAAGAGCAGCTTGCTGCCGAAAGCGCCAAAAGCAAAGAGGTTGATGAAGATATCGAACAGATGCGACGTGAGCTTGAGGAGCGGTTAAAGAAATACAAAGACTAA
- a CDS encoding YvrJ protein family: MDLFSMISEVSFPILVSIYLLYRMETKLDQLTKSIQDLTIALSRGPQN, from the coding sequence ATGGATTTGTTTTCGATGATCAGTGAAGTTTCCTTCCCGATCCTTGTTTCTATCTATCTTCTGTATCGGATGGAGACGAAGCTGGATCAGTTGACCAAATCCATTCAAGATCTAACTATCGCATTGAGCCGAGGTCCGCAGAATTGA
- a CDS encoding site-specific tyrosine recombinase XerC, translated as MSNALRSWKRRQKKTRVVALNRKTRRLIELYLAQERPHARGDEPLFRSQKGGRAISRQHAHYILNRAAKAVGIVDRIGTHSLRKTFGYFAYKQGTDLAMIQKILNHSSQAETLRYIGITQEQIDEVTAGLDL; from the coding sequence TTGTCGAACGCATTGAGATCGTGGAAAAGAAGACAAAAAAAGACTCGGGTTGTCGCACTGAACAGAAAAACTCGCCGCCTGATCGAGCTGTATTTAGCGCAGGAGCGGCCGCACGCCCGCGGCGACGAGCCGCTGTTTCGGAGCCAAAAAGGAGGCCGGGCGATCAGCCGTCAGCATGCCCACTACATCCTGAACCGGGCCGCCAAAGCAGTTGGGATTGTGGATCGCATCGGCACCCACTCCCTGCGCAAAACGTTCGGCTATTTCGCATACAAACAAGGAACGGACTTGGCCATGATCCAAAAAATCCTCAATCACTCCAGCCAGGCCGAAACGCTTCGCTACATCGGCATTACGCAGGAGCAAATCGATGAAGTCACTGCAGGGCTTGATCTGTGA
- a CDS encoding ComEC family competence protein: protein MRKIKMLMVAVIVFMIAILPGIVTDAAPKNMYVHFINVGQGDSIYIKAPNGEDILIDGGNKDGSDVVAYLKKQKVKDIEIMIATHPDADHIGGLDEVLKAFPVKSVYAPKVGNTTQAYKDFLVAVKNKKLTIKVAKADVVLPIKGVTAKFVGPVKSYSTSDTNDWSAVLKVTYGKKSFLFTGDAETRAEADMVKAKKDLRADVLKVGHHGAKTSTSATLLKAVKPTYAVISVGKNAYGHPTSEVLNRLKSYKVKVFRTDKQGTIIATTNGTTLTFNVKPIY, encoded by the coding sequence ATGAGGAAAATCAAGATGCTGATGGTAGCTGTAATTGTATTTATGATAGCAATACTACCGGGAATTGTAACAGACGCAGCCCCAAAAAACATGTATGTACACTTCATCAATGTTGGGCAAGGTGACAGTATTTACATTAAAGCGCCAAATGGAGAGGACATTCTCATTGATGGAGGAAATAAAGATGGCAGTGATGTCGTCGCCTATCTTAAAAAGCAGAAGGTAAAGGACATCGAAATCATGATCGCGACTCATCCAGACGCCGACCATATTGGCGGTCTTGATGAGGTTCTCAAGGCTTTCCCTGTGAAAAGTGTGTATGCTCCAAAAGTCGGTAATACAACGCAAGCATATAAAGATTTCTTGGTCGCTGTGAAAAATAAGAAACTTACCATCAAAGTTGCTAAAGCAGATGTTGTTCTGCCAATCAAAGGTGTGACTGCTAAGTTTGTTGGCCCTGTAAAATCGTACAGCACTAGCGATACAAATGACTGGAGCGCTGTCCTAAAAGTGACCTATGGCAAAAAGTCATTCCTGTTTACAGGCGACGCCGAGACTCGAGCAGAAGCGGATATGGTTAAAGCGAAAAAGGATTTGCGCGCTGATGTGTTGAAAGTAGGTCATCACGGTGCGAAAACATCGACCAGCGCGACACTTTTAAAAGCTGTAAAACCAACATATGCGGTAATTTCGGTTGGCAAGAATGCCTATGGCCATCCAACATCGGAAGTTTTAAATCGGTTGAAATCTTATAAAGTCAAGGTATTCCGTACCGACAAACAAGGAACGATTATCGCAACAACCAACGGGACAACACTTACCTTCAACGTAAAACCAATTTATTAG
- a CDS encoding Transposase yields the protein MPPILPVYCDKSFISLHNHRFTNCAAVYPLPAMRFIRVAVLGYLFLLALAIYRVFQRRVRQFITPEHPLKGPGGRKLTRPTGQAIFQLFQYVNVVLFKLPDGRIQRSLDRSLTPDQRRILQGLGMDESIYV from the coding sequence ATGCCGCCGATCCTTCCGGTTTATTGCGATAAATCATTCATTTCACTACATAACCACCGTTTCACAAACTGCGCTGCCGTTTATCCATTGCCTGCGATGCGGTTCATACGGGTCGCAGTATTAGGCTATTTGTTTCTGTTGGCCTTGGCGATTTACCGCGTTTTTCAGCGCCGAGTGCGTCAGTTTATTACTCCAGAACACCCGTTGAAGGGTCCTGGAGGCCGCAAGCTGACCCGGCCGACGGGACAGGCGATTTTTCAGCTGTTTCAATATGTGAACGTCGTCCTGTTCAAGCTGCCGGATGGGCGCATCCAACGCTCACTGGATCGCTCCCTTACCCCTGATCAGCGAAGGATTCTGCAGGGATTGGGCATGGATGAGAGCATCTACGTGTAA
- a CDS encoding Protein of uncharacterised function (DUF1659), with amino-acid sequence MAASEMVSGRTLVLDFYAGKNSDGKDIIRSQTFRVKSDASVQSLYDAAAAIASLSSGSLRYVRTTLTSHIINA; translated from the coding sequence ATGGCCGCTTCAGAAATGGTGTCGGGCCGCACTCTTGTTTTGGACTTCTACGCCGGAAAGAACAGCGACGGAAAGGACATCATCCGCTCGCAAACCTTCAGAGTGAAGAGCGACGCAAGTGTCCAATCGCTTTACGATGCCGCCGCCGCCATCGCCAGCTTGTCGAGCGGCAGCTTGCGGTACGTGCGCACGACGTTGACCAGCCATATTATCAATGCATGA
- the cwlK_2 gene encoding Peptidoglycan L-alanyl-D-glutamate endopeptidase CwlK precursor: MELVELLFRAEKRLSGLHPLVADKARALIRKAYEEGIYIIITQGFRTVEEQNRLYALGRTKPGRIVTNARGGYSYHNFGLAFDVCVCNVFKGTLIPSWSLDRRWFRVGQIGKSLGLEWGGDWKSFKDYPHFQYTFGLSLAQLRAGKKAAGRCRG, translated from the coding sequence GTGGAATTGGTGGAGCTGCTTTTCCGGGCGGAGAAAAGGCTGTCCGGGCTGCATCCGTTGGTGGCGGATAAAGCTAGAGCGTTGATTCGAAAGGCTTATGAGGAAGGCATTTATATCATCATTACGCAAGGGTTTCGAACCGTCGAGGAGCAGAACCGCCTGTATGCGCTGGGGCGGACAAAACCTGGACGGATTGTTACGAACGCCCGTGGAGGATACAGTTATCATAATTTTGGATTGGCGTTTGACGTTTGTGTCTGCAATGTTTTCAAAGGTACGCTGATCCCCAGCTGGAGCCTCGACCGTCGGTGGTTTCGCGTCGGTCAGATCGGAAAGTCGCTTGGCCTTGAATGGGGCGGGGATTGGAAGAGCTTTAAAGATTATCCCCATTTTCAATATACATTTGGCCTTTCGCTTGCACAGCTGCGGGCGGGAAAAAAGGCCGCCGGCCGCTGTCGTGGCTAA
- a CDS encoding conjugal transfer protein TrbA → MGISQEELAFRCGLHRTYISDIERGTRNVSLENIERIAHALNVPPKDLFDFSSIEPKDDQET, encoded by the coding sequence ATGGGGATTTCACAGGAAGAATTAGCTTTCCGTTGTGGGTTACATAGAACCTACATTTCTGATATTGAGCGTGGGACACGGAATGTATCCTTGGAAAACATCGAAAGGATAGCCCATGCCCTCAATGTTCCCCCAAAGGATTTGTTCGATTTTTCTTCCATCGAACCCAAAGATGACCAAGAAACATAA
- the bamHIR_1 gene encoding Type-2 restriction enzyme BamHI, with translation MLFFMKVDKVYMTDIAKQLITSDKLCKQAYEEVITSIRSSVWPKGSNIFTINNSEKNVNGVVPLKENCYIMLEETYNWFREKPLDVLKYEKKKGGPIDVYKEFRDGDTVRRVGLEFETGNISSAHRSMQKLLLGLNRKELDMAIILMPVFELAYYLTDRVTNYEELEPYFENAEGKAFVFIGFNADAFDSSVEIIPKGKDGMSKRSIKKWIQKKD, from the coding sequence GTGCTATTCTTCATGAAGGTTGATAAAGTCTATATGACAGACATTGCCAAACAGTTGATAACTAGCGACAAACTATGTAAACAGGCGTATGAAGAGGTCATTACCTCTATTAGATCGTCTGTTTGGCCAAAAGGTTCAAATATCTTCACTATAAATAACAGCGAAAAAAATGTCAACGGTGTAGTACCGTTGAAAGAAAATTGCTATATAATGCTGGAAGAAACATACAACTGGTTTAGGGAGAAACCGCTTGATGTTTTAAAATATGAAAAGAAAAAAGGCGGTCCAATTGATGTCTACAAAGAATTTCGAGATGGTGATACAGTAAGGCGTGTCGGACTTGAATTTGAAACAGGAAATATTTCGTCAGCTCATCGTTCAATGCAAAAACTATTGTTAGGTTTGAACCGTAAAGAATTAGATATGGCAATAATTCTTATGCCAGTTTTTGAATTGGCTTATTATTTGACTGACCGTGTTACAAACTACGAAGAATTGGAGCCATACTTTGAAAATGCAGAAGGAAAAGCTTTTGTCTTCATCGGCTTTAATGCTGACGCTTTTGATAGCTCAGTGGAAATAATCCCCAAAGGAAAAGATGGAATGTCAAAGCGTTCAATAAAGAAATGGATACAGAAAAAAGACTAG
- the xerD_3 gene encoding Tyrosine recombinase XerD: MHTVQPIKDREKIEAMKKILRASSLRDELLFTIGINTGLRISDILALRVGDVRNQKGVVERIEIVEKKTKKTRVVALNRKTRRLIELYLAQERPHARGDEPLFRSQKGGRAISRQHAHYILNRAAKAVGIVDRIGTHSLRKTFGYFAYKQGTDLAMIQKILNHSSQAETLRYIGITQEQIDEVTAGLDL; the protein is encoded by the coding sequence TTGCATACCGTCCAGCCCATCAAAGATAGGGAAAAAATCGAAGCGATGAAAAAGATTTTGCGTGCTTCGTCGTTGAGAGACGAGCTTCTTTTTACGATCGGGATCAATACGGGGCTGCGGATCAGCGATATTTTGGCTCTGAGAGTTGGGGATGTGAGGAATCAAAAAGGCGTTGTCGAACGCATTGAGATCGTGGAAAAGAAGACAAAAAAGACTCGGGTTGTCGCACTGAACAGAAAAACTCGCCGCCTGATCGAGCTGTATTTAGCGCAGGAGCGGCCGCACGCCCGCGGCGACGAGCCGCTGTTTCGGAGCCAAAAAGGAGGCCGGGCGATCAGCCGTCAGCATGCCCACTACATCCTGAACCGGGCCGCCAAAGCAGTTGGGATTGTGGATCGCATCGGCACCCACTCCCTGCGCAAAACGTTCGGCTATTTCGCATACAAACAAGGAACGGACTTGGCCATGATCCAAAAAATCCTCAATCACTCCAGCCAGGCCGAAACGCTTCGCTACATCGGCATTACGCAGGAGCAAATCGATGAAGTCACTGCAGGGCTTGATCTGTGA
- the soj_2 gene encoding Sporulation initiation inhibitor protein soj: MAITITMGIQKGGCGKSTTTGVLAYLLSRDGYRVLAVDMDSQGNLTELLSRKPSNEFTEKSVLEAMQERDPEPYIVKVNDRLDLLPANNFLATFPRWIYTGETYLGKYIRYKGKPTLILDDTLDKIRHRYDFIVIDTPPSLSEQTTNALCASQYVIMMFECSNWCYSAVPNFMESVEGARVHGRHNTRLLGILRTMNDVRRNDAKAFNEMIEEDYPNEVFKTIITRKAPIGRLSLYGFEENNELNQALEQYENFYKEMMERVQSR; encoded by the coding sequence GTGGCCATCACCATCACCATGGGCATCCAGAAAGGCGGATGCGGGAAGTCCACGACAACCGGAGTCCTCGCCTATTTGCTGAGCAGGGACGGATACAGGGTTTTGGCCGTCGACATGGACTCGCAGGGGAATTTGACAGAGCTCCTTTCGCGAAAGCCATCCAACGAATTCACGGAGAAATCCGTTCTCGAAGCGATGCAGGAGAGAGATCCGGAGCCGTACATAGTCAAGGTCAACGACAGGTTGGATCTGCTTCCGGCCAACAACTTCCTGGCCACGTTCCCCCGTTGGATTTACACAGGGGAGACGTACCTTGGAAAATATATTAGGTATAAGGGAAAGCCGACCTTGATACTGGACGATACGTTGGACAAGATCCGGCATCGTTACGATTTCATTGTTATCGACACGCCGCCTTCGTTGAGCGAGCAGACGACAAACGCCTTGTGCGCAAGCCAGTATGTCATCATGATGTTCGAGTGCTCCAATTGGTGCTACTCGGCGGTCCCGAATTTTATGGAATCCGTTGAGGGAGCGAGGGTGCATGGGCGGCACAATACCAGGCTGCTGGGCATTCTCAGAACCATGAACGACGTCCGCCGCAACGACGCGAAGGCGTTCAATGAAATGATCGAGGAAGATTATCCGAACGAGGTGTTCAAAACGATCATCACCCGCAAGGCGCCGATCGGACGCCTGTCGTTATACGGCTTTGAGGAAAACAATGAGTTGAACCAGGCGTTGGAGCAGTATGAAAACTTCTACAAGGAGATGATGGAACGTGTCCAAAGTAGATGA
- a CDS encoding Protein of uncharacterised function (DUF3006): MKYIIDRFEGKWAVCEAEDGKMIDIEKSKLPKNARAGDVIVQENGKFRVDKKETEKRWKEIEELMNDVFEE; encoded by the coding sequence ATGAAATATATCATTGATCGCTTCGAGGGTAAATGGGCAGTTTGTGAGGCGGAGGATGGCAAAATGATCGATATTGAGAAAAGCAAGCTACCCAAAAACGCCCGCGCCGGCGATGTGATTGTACAAGAGAACGGAAAGTTCCGAGTGGATAAAAAAGAAACAGAGAAGCGGTGGAAAGAGATTGAAGAGTTGATGAATGATGTGTTTGAGGAATAG
- a CDS encoding Ribbon-helix-helix protein, copG family encodes MMEGRCYERHDFQVLVLQEFGKRRPRSPEETKRLQEEYLRLLEEIPRMWEEFVEKHKNIYERFGYLDVVVHDDLRVERKKLQRGRPKEEKSKSYRITVRLDDELYELLQKYCQTKNMSESEAVRQLISELKWKRF; translated from the coding sequence ATGATGGAAGGAAGATGCTATGAGCGGCACGATTTCCAGGTTCTCGTCCTTCAGGAATTCGGCAAGCGGCGCCCTCGGTCCCCAGAGGAAACAAAGAGGCTGCAGGAAGAGTACCTCCGGCTTCTTGAAGAAATTCCCCGAATGTGGGAAGAATTCGTAGAGAAACATAAAAACATTTATGAGCGGTTCGGATACCTCGATGTTGTCGTCCATGACGATCTGCGCGTCGAACGCAAAAAGCTCCAACGTGGACGCCCAAAAGAAGAAAAGTCCAAGTCATATCGCATTACCGTGCGCTTGGACGACGAGCTTTACGAACTTCTCCAGAAATACTGTCAGACAAAAAACATGTCGGAGTCGGAGGCGGTGCGGCAACTCATATCGGAATTGAAGTGGAAGCGTTTCTAA
- the cwlK_1 gene encoding Peptidoglycan L-alanyl-D-glutamate endopeptidase CwlK precursor: MELVELLFRAEKRLSGLHPLVADKARALIRKAYEEGIYIIITQGFRTVEEQNRLYALGRTKPGRIVTNARGGYSYHNFGLAFDVCVCNVFKGTLIPSWSLDRRWFRVGQIGKSLGLEWGGDWKSFKDYPHFQYTFGLSLAQLRAGKRPPAAVVAKK, encoded by the coding sequence GTGGAATTGGTGGAGCTGCTTTTCCGGGCGGAGAAAAGGCTGTCCGGGCTGCATCCGTTGGTGGCGGATAAAGCTAGAGCGTTGATTCGAAAGGCTTATGAGGAAGGCATTTATATCATCATTACGCAAGGGTTTCGAACCGTCGAGGAGCAGAACCGCCTGTATGCGCTGGGGCGGACAAAACCTGGACGGATTGTTACGAACGCCCGTGGAGGATACAGTTATCATAATTTTGGATTGGCGTTTGACGTTTGTGTCTGCAATGTTTTCAAAGGTACGCTGATCCCCAGCTGGAGCCTCGACCGTCGGTGGTTTCGCGTCGGTCAGATCGGAAAGTCGCTTGGCCTTGAATGGGGCGGGGATTGGAAGAGCTTTAAAGATTATCCCCATTTTCAATATACATTTGGCCTTTCGCTTGCACAGCTGCGGGCGGGAAAAAGGCCGCCGGCCGCTGTCGTGGCTAAAAAATAG
- the bamHIM_1 gene encoding Modification methylase BamHI, whose translation MSTNENDVVLDPFGGSGTTYAVCELLKRRWIGFEVGNCEVIKQRLENKEKDIELLKRVYEEKNKLFPDKVKELRRKNGFWLAEDFMENKEHAVAEQITLSL comes from the coding sequence ATGAGTACCAATGAAAATGACGTTGTTCTTGATCCGTTTGGAGGTAGCGGAACCACATATGCAGTATGTGAGTTATTAAAACGAAGATGGATTGGATTTGAAGTGGGGAATTGTGAAGTCATCAAACAACGACTTGAAAATAAAGAAAAGGACATTGAACTGCTCAAGAGAGTGTACGAGGAAAAGAATAAGCTGTTCCCTGACAAAGTAAAGGAGCTAAGAAGAAAGAATGGATTTTGGTTGGCTGAAGATTTTATGGAAAATAAAGAACACGCTGTAGCAGAACAAATAACACTATCGTTGTGA
- the xerC_6 gene encoding Tyrosine recombinase XerC: MLHEYETYLQEKGFSPNTVISYLNDVNQFLKDLHLRPGDYVTSADIRKWIQQMLNPVEGKPLAISTINRRLNSLRSFYAWAVEHHKIEQNPMKDIQDLKSADEDNEKIMWLTEEEFEDLLHRMRKKPVQSRGVDPEEKYRRDRAVVYLLTYAGLRVEELSNLKLTDLDLEMKRIRIVGKGMKVRTVPISNILLAELEDWLKFRAEMAKKKPHVAQSPYVFYSQRSPKFSVRGIQRMIESYSLPNKKLTPHMFRHTFCKWMLKATNNDIEKVRRLAGHSNIATTSRYLKDSYSDLADAVEALPKF, encoded by the coding sequence ATGCTGCACGAATATGAAACGTATTTGCAAGAGAAGGGATTTTCTCCTAACACCGTGATCTCCTATCTCAATGACGTGAATCAGTTTTTGAAAGACTTGCATCTTCGTCCAGGCGATTACGTCACATCGGCTGACATCCGTAAATGGATTCAGCAAATGTTGAATCCGGTAGAAGGGAAACCGTTGGCTATCTCTACGATCAATCGCCGTCTGAATTCGCTGCGAAGCTTCTATGCGTGGGCGGTGGAACACCATAAGATTGAACAGAACCCAATGAAAGACATCCAGGATTTAAAATCAGCCGATGAAGATAACGAAAAAATCATGTGGCTCACAGAAGAAGAATTCGAGGACTTATTGCATCGGATGCGGAAAAAACCGGTGCAAAGCCGGGGAGTCGATCCTGAAGAGAAATATCGTCGGGACCGTGCAGTGGTGTACCTGCTTACCTATGCAGGATTGCGAGTAGAGGAGTTATCCAATTTAAAATTGACGGACTTAGATTTAGAGATGAAACGAATTCGGATCGTGGGGAAGGGAATGAAGGTCCGGACCGTACCGATCTCGAATATCTTGCTGGCAGAACTCGAGGATTGGCTTAAGTTTCGTGCGGAAATGGCGAAAAAGAAACCGCATGTCGCTCAATCGCCATACGTCTTTTACAGCCAGCGTTCTCCGAAATTTTCGGTCCGGGGAATCCAGCGAATGATCGAAAGCTACAGCCTGCCGAACAAAAAGCTCACGCCCCATATGTTCCGGCATACGTTTTGTAAGTGGATGCTAAAGGCGACGAACAACGATATCGAGAAAGTGCGGCGGCTTGCCGGCCACAGCAATATCGCCACGACGTCCAGATACTTAAAAGACAGCTATAGTGATTTGGCGGATGCCGTGGAGGCGTTGCCGAAGTTCTAA
- a CDS encoding Genetic competence transcription factor: protein MDWKEVKRFAYAGQAFIPVNVENRGDSVKLFLRSGETKLLDVQSSLFLKRLLTFFGTSISINRHRYGELVGKKQLVPIVLSYGFTIIPFNVREPVGRQSRVGWFVSREIEQFRQRSPQCTTIHLLSGHQIPVFHSRKFCIDQLKNAKWIEMCYGEIHEPHRRQWINGSAVCETVVM from the coding sequence TTGGACTGGAAAGAGGTAAAGCGGTTCGCCTATGCCGGCCAGGCGTTTATCCCTGTCAACGTGGAAAACAGAGGGGATTCGGTCAAACTTTTTCTCAGGAGCGGGGAAACTAAGCTGCTTGACGTGCAATCGAGTCTGTTTTTGAAGCGGCTTCTGACCTTCTTTGGCACAAGCATTTCGATCAACCGCCATCGGTATGGGGAGTTGGTGGGGAAAAAGCAGCTCGTTCCCATCGTATTGTCGTATGGCTTTACCATCATTCCGTTTAACGTTCGCGAGCCGGTCGGCCGACAAAGCCGTGTAGGGTGGTTTGTGTCAAGAGAGATTGAGCAGTTCCGGCAAAGATCTCCCCAGTGCACCACGATCCATCTTCTTTCCGGACATCAGATTCCTGTGTTTCATTCCCGCAAGTTCTGCATTGACCAACTCAAAAATGCAAAATGGATTGAGATGTGCTACGGGGAGATTCATGAACCGCATCGCAGGCAATGGATAAACGGCAGCGCAGTTTGTGAAACGGTGGTTATGTAG
- the bamHIM_2 gene encoding Modification methylase BamHI — protein sequence MRFFSVFDLVVHHARLRGHSETQMYSFFRKRGIKKADLLCTKDTGMIPTDERLLDAILNYLDMSKLELELALGRIPSGYEHAYLQNVKEIAKLLESSKPSTNNDSVPPTVQPYF from the coding sequence ATGCGTTTCTTTAGTGTTTTTGATTTGGTTGTTCATCACGCAAGGCTCAGAGGACATTCCGAAACGCAAATGTATTCATTTTTCCGAAAACGTGGCATAAAAAAAGCGGACTTACTTTGCACAAAAGATACTGGAATGATTCCTACTGATGAGCGTTTGCTTGATGCAATTCTTAATTATCTCGATATGTCCAAATTAGAACTTGAATTAGCTTTGGGAAGAATACCCTCTGGGTATGAACATGCTTATTTACAAAATGTGAAGGAAATTGCAAAGTTACTTGAAAGCAGCAAACCGTCCACAAATAATGATTCCGTTCCACCAACTGTTCAACCTTATTTTTAA
- a CDS encoding Protein of uncharacterised function (DUF2922) produces the protein MKTLELTFNAQAGPARILIRYPKEPVDPVQVKTVMNQLVAANVFMTGNGELVSPKSARIIERETQDIQLP, from the coding sequence ATGAAGACGTTGGAACTGACGTTTAACGCTCAAGCGGGGCCGGCGCGGATTTTGATCCGCTATCCCAAGGAGCCGGTTGATCCGGTGCAAGTGAAAACGGTGATGAACCAGCTCGTAGCGGCAAATGTTTTTATGACCGGCAACGGGGAGCTGGTGAGCCCGAAGAGCGCCCGCATCATTGAACGCGAAACGCAAGACATCCAGCTGCCATAA